DNA from Pseudomonadota bacterium:
AAGATCATGAACGATACGAGACCCGCACCGAGTGAGCCGTAGAGAGGCAGTCAGAGGGGGCAGTCGGGTTCTTTTTTTCTCATGAGGACCAGAAAAGTGGCAATGCCGATCAAAGCGGAAATGATTACGGGGATGACGGTATTCATAACGCGCTATTCTAACGTGCGGGAGGTTCTCTGGCAAGCCATTTACCCGGATGGCGGTTTCTAAATAAAAGAACCCTTTTCCCTGAAAATGATTAAATTGTTTATCAGTAACCGTTTTCAAAAATTGGTTTCACAGGCATCAAGTGATTCGATCTGCAATCTGATCAATTGCAGGCAAAGGTCACAGTGACAGGCTGGATTGTCAAAATGAATAAAGGAAATATCTGTTTCAGGATAATGGTTATCATACAGGTGTTTCTGCTCCTTTCAGGAAACCGGATTATGGCCGAAACCTTACCTAAAGTGGAAACAGGAAAACTTCCTCCGGATGGCGGCAGCAGGTACAACAGGCTCATTTTTGAGAAAAGTCCTTACCTTCTGCAGCATGCCGAAAATCCGATCGATTGGTATCCGTGGGGCGACGAAGCCTTTGCCAGGGCTGCCAGGGAAAACAGGCCGGTGCTTCTCTCGATCGGTTATTCGACCTGTCACTGGTGTCATGTCATGGCCCGGGAATCCTTTGCCGATCAGGAGGTGGCCGAGATCATCAACCGCTATTTTGTCGCCATCAAGGTGGATCGGGAGGAGCGGCCGGATATTGATGCGGTCTATATGAGGTTCTGCCAGGCCCTGACCGGAGGCGGAGGCTGGCCGCTGACGGTTTTTCTCACCCCCGACCGCAAGCCTTTTTATGCCGGGACCTATTTTCCGAAAGAGTCGAAGTATGGTCGCCCCGGGATGGTGGATGTTTTGTTGAAGATAGAAGATCTGTGGCGGACAGAGAAGCAGAAGGTGCTTGATTCTGCCGACCGCATTACCGGTTTTGTCGCGGGGCGGATGGAGGAAAATGAAAAAAAAGGTACACCGGTTTCCGGCATAAAACTGCTGGCAGAGGGGTATTCACAATTGGCTGCTTCTTATGATGAAAAGCATGGCGGCTTCGGGAAGGCGCCAAAGTTTCCGACCCCGCACCAGCTGATGTTTCTGCTTCGCTACTGGAAAAGAACCGGCGAGGAAAAAGCCCTGGAAATGGTGAAGCACACCCTGGTTTCACTGCGGCAGGGTGGTATTTATGATCAGCTCGGTTTCGGATTTCACCGATACTCCACCGACACCAGGTTTCTGGTGCCGCATTTCGAGAAAATGCTCTACGACCAGGCCCTTCTCGTTCTCGTCTACCTTGAGGCGTTTCAGGCAACCGGGGATAAATTCTTTGCTGATACCGCCCGGGAAACACTCACTTATGTTCTGCGTGACATGACGGCGGACACCGGAGGTTTTTATTCGGCGGAAGACGCCGACTCCGAGGGTGAAGAGGGGCTTTTCTATCTCTGGAGAGAGGAAGAGATTGAAACTGTTCTGGGTCGGGAGATAGGCCTGCGCTTCAACCGGAAATTCCAGGTCAAAAAAGAGGGAAATTATCCGGATGAATCAACACGGGAATTCAACGGGAAGAATATTCTTCACCTGGCCGGAGAAGACCGGAAAATCGATGACCTTTCTGTCGCCAGAGCGTTGCTGTATGAGAAACGGCTGGAAAGGGTCAGACCTTTCAGGGATGACAAGATAATTACCTCCTGGAACGGGTTGATGCTCGCCGCCATGGCAAGGGGGGGAATGATTCTTGAAGAACCGGTTTTTGTAGGGGCTGCGGAACGGGGTGCGGATTTTATCTTAAACAATCTTGTTGACACCAAAGGCAGGCTGCGGCGCAGTTATCGTGAAACCACTCCGGGGTTTCCGGCCTTTCTCGATGATTATGCTTTCCTCTCTTACGGTTTGTTAGATCTTTATGAAACGACCTTTCGGCTGCAATATCTCCGGAAAGCTTTATGGTTAACCCGGGAGGCGATCGCCCTTTACTGGAACAGGGAAGCCGGGGCATTTAATTATTCCGGATCCGCCAACGAAAGTCTGCCGCTCTCCGCGGCCCGGGAATTTTACGATGGCGCTCTGCCGGCCGGCAACTCTGTCGCCCTCCTGAACATGTTAAGACTGGCGCAAATTACCGATGATCAAAGTCTCCGGGAAACTGCCGACACCCTCGCTGCTACAATCAGCAGAGAGGCGGAAGAGTACCCCGCCGGTCATACCATGTTTCTGTCGGCACTGGATTTTCAGATGGGTCCATCGGGAGAGATCGTTGTGGCGGGAAAGTCAGGAGAAAAAGCCACCAGCGATATTCTACAGATGATCAACAAGGTTTTTATCCCCAACAAAACTGTTCTGCTGAAAAGCCCGGACGGGGATGGTGCCGGACTGCAGAAAATGGCTCCTTATACCGAGTTTCAGGAGATGCGGAATGGGTTGCCAACGGTCTATCTGTGCCGGAATCATTCCTGTAAGGAACCTCTTGTTGACCTCAAAACTATCGCCGCAGAGCTGGTTCAATTCCCCGGCGAATAAACTGCCATGCAGCAGAGAGCGAATGGAATGTGAATTCGATAAACCCTGAGGGGATCGGAAAAACAACCGAAACCGCTGTAACCACCTGAAAACAAAGACAATATTTGTGTGCTGGTCACCGGGAGATGTGTTGTTTTTTTGGTTGCTTTCTTGGCGTTCATAAATTAGGGTCTGACCAACCGGCAGCACGAGAAAATTGTGGTTTTCAAGGTTGATAAAATGATACCGCAAAAGGTGGGTGACACCCGGTAAAAGGGAGGAAAAGATGAGTATCATTCAGGAGCTTTTCAGTGGTTCACCATTTGGGCCACTCGTTGAACACACCAAGAAGGTCCACGAATGCGTCGAGGTACTCAAGCCTCTGATGGAGGCGCTGGCCCACGAGAACCATGAGGAGCTCCACAGACTTCAGGACAAGATTTCCAAGCTTGAATATGAGGCGGACCTTTTCAAACAGGAGATCCGTTCCAGGTTGCCGCGGCGGTTTTTTTTGCCGGTTGATCGAAGCGAGATCGATAACTTTCTGCGCTGCCAGGATAAAATTGCCGATCGGGTCCAGGACCTGGCGGTGATTCTGACCATCCGCAAAACCAGGATCCACCCGGACCTGATTGACGGTTTTTTTGAGTTTGTCGAACAGATTTTTCAGGTCACCGGACTTCTCTTGACGGCTGCGGTCGAGCTCAATAGTCTGGCTGAAGTTTCTTTCGGCGGCGCTGAGTCCAAGGAAGTCTTGAAGTATATTGAAAAGCTGGGCGAAGAGGAGTGGAAGGCCGACCGGATGGCCCGAAAGCTCTCCAAGGGTATCTATTCACTGGAAAAAGAACTTAACCCCATCGACATCATCTTTTATGAGAAGATTCTGCTGGCCCTCGGCTCGATTGCCAATGAGGCGGAGAACGCCGGTGATATGCTGCGGATGATGATCGTCAAATAAAGCAGTCAACAGCCATTTTTCAAGCAATACATTTCAGGATATTACTATGGATTTACTGGTTATCTCTGTTGCCGCCCTGCTTGGTCTCTATATGGCCTGGAATATCGGCGCCAACGATGTGGCGAACTCGATGGCCGATGCGGTGGGGTCCAAGGCCCTGAGTGTAAGGAACGCGGTGATTCTCGCCGGGATCTGCGAGTTTGCCGGTGCGGTTCTGGTTGGTTCGCACGTGACGGAAACAGTACGCAAGGGCATTGTTGATCCTGCGGCCATCGCCAATCTTCCCGGGCTCCTGCAGGGAGAAGCCGCCGCCCTGCTTGTGATCGGCATGACGGCGGCCCTGCTTTCTGCTGCGTTCTGGCTCCATTTTTCTTCATATGTTGGGATGCCGGTGTCCACCACCCATTCGATTGTCGGAGCGGTTGCCGGGTTCGGGGTGGTTGCGGCGGGGATCCATTCGGTCAACTGGGGCAAGATGACCCAGATCGTTGCCAGCTGGTTTATTTCTCCCATTGTTGGAGGGGTGCTGGCCTTTATCTGTTTTAAATTCATTACGAACTTCATTCTTGGCCAGGAAAGGCCGGCCAGGGCAGCGAAGGTTTTTGTCCCCTATATTGTTTTTGTGGTGGTCTCCGTGGTCACCCTGGCAACGGTTTACAAGGGGCTGAAACATGTGACCGGGGATATCAAGTGGTTAACAGATAACGTGACTCTCCTCATCGCTTTCGCCTTGAGTCTGATCTGTGCCATTGCCTCCAAACTGGTTCTGAACAAAAGACTGGCCGGGAAAAACAAGTTGCCCATTTCCGCCCAGCTTGAAGAGGTGGAAAAGGTTTTCACACCGTTGGTCATCATCAGTTCCTGCTCGGTGGCCTTTGCTCACGGTGCCAACGATGTTGCCAATGCGGTCGGTCCTTTAGCCGCAATCGTCCATGTTATTCAGACCGGATCAATTGAAATGAAGGTTGGGGTTCCGTTCTGGATTCTTGCCCTGGGCGGCGGAGGTATTGTGATCGGGCTTGCCACCTTTGGGCACAAAGTTATGGATACAGTCGGCACCAAAATAACCGAGATTACTCCGTCTCGCGGAGTGGCGGCCGACGTGGCGGCTACGGTTACGGTTCTGATCTGCACCCGGATGAAGCTCCCTGTTTCAACAACCCATACCCTGGTCGGGGCGATCATGGGTATCGGGCTCGCCCGGGGACTCACCGGTATAGACAGGGCGGTTGCGAGAAAGATCTTCACCTCGTGGATCATCACTGTACCCGCTGCCGCCATCCTGGCGATGATTCTCTTTGTTTTCGGCCGCTATTTCCTGCTCGAACAGACCAGACAGCTGATTCTTGCCGCCGGCGGTTGATCTCTCTTTCTCTTCTACTCGGCAACCCTGGCCAGGGTGAAAACCAGTACCTTTTTTGCTCCCGCCTTTTTTAATATTCTGGCACATTCGTTGACGGTTGTCCCGGTGGTGAAAACATCATCAACCAACACGATCGTTCTGTTCTTCACCTGCTCCGGTTTGTTGATCTGGAAGGCGTTTTTCAGGTTGCGGCGGCGCTCTTTTCCGCTGAGGCCGGTCTGGGGGGCGGTCTTCCGAACTCTTTCCAGCACGGCATGATTTACAAGCTCGCGGTTTTCGAGGTATAAGGCTTCGGCCAGGAGTACCGCCTGGTTGAAACCGCGCTGCCGAAGCTTTCCCGGATGGAGGGGAACCGGCACCACAAGATCGGGGTGAAGGTATTCGGGGATGGTGACCAGGTCATGGAAGAGCGTGTGAAATGATTTCAGGGATACCGTCTGTCCCTGGTATTTAAAACGGTGGATCACATCCGAGATCGGTTCCCGGTAGATTACCAGGGCCCGGGCCATATCAAAAAACCACCTGCCGGTCAGGCATCTTCCGCAGAGATGTTCACCTCCGGCGGCGGCTCGGAACATCCGGCCGCAACAACTGCATAGTGGTTTGTCGATTAATTCAATTCTTTCCAGACAGTCCGGGCAGAACATGACGGTGCTGCCCGGCGAAGGCGGGTGACCGCAGACCAGACAGGACGGCGGAAAGAGCAGGTCGGCAACGGACCCGATGACAGTTCGCCAGAGATACCTGAACTTTGAGTTTGCCATGCTCACCGGACCCTGTAATGGTCTGTTGAACCGGTTTCAGGAATAAGCCAATGTCAGAAAATAACCTGTCCGTTTTAGGGAGCCGAATGGCATAAGGAGCCGTAAGGTAAGGCAGCCTAAAACGGACAGGTTAG
Protein-coding regions in this window:
- a CDS encoding ComF family protein, which produces MANSKFRYLWRTVIGSVADLLFPPSCLVCGHPPSPGSTVMFCPDCLERIELIDKPLCSCCGRMFRAAAGGEHLCGRCLTGRWFFDMARALVIYREPISDVIHRFKYQGQTVSLKSFHTLFHDLVTIPEYLHPDLVVPVPLHPGKLRQRGFNQAVLLAEALYLENRELVNHAVLERVRKTAPQTGLSGKERRRNLKNAFQINKPEQVKNRTIVLVDDVFTTGTTVNECARILKKAGAKKVLVFTLARVAE
- a CDS encoding thioredoxin domain-containing protein — protein: MAETLPKVETGKLPPDGGSRYNRLIFEKSPYLLQHAENPIDWYPWGDEAFARAARENRPVLLSIGYSTCHWCHVMARESFADQEVAEIINRYFVAIKVDREERPDIDAVYMRFCQALTGGGGWPLTVFLTPDRKPFYAGTYFPKESKYGRPGMVDVLLKIEDLWRTEKQKVLDSADRITGFVAGRMEENEKKGTPVSGIKLLAEGYSQLAASYDEKHGGFGKAPKFPTPHQLMFLLRYWKRTGEEKALEMVKHTLVSLRQGGIYDQLGFGFHRYSTDTRFLVPHFEKMLYDQALLVLVYLEAFQATGDKFFADTARETLTYVLRDMTADTGGFYSAEDADSEGEEGLFYLWREEEIETVLGREIGLRFNRKFQVKKEGNYPDESTREFNGKNILHLAGEDRKIDDLSVARALLYEKRLERVRPFRDDKIITSWNGLMLAAMARGGMILEEPVFVGAAERGADFILNNLVDTKGRLRRSYRETTPGFPAFLDDYAFLSYGLLDLYETTFRLQYLRKALWLTREAIALYWNREAGAFNYSGSANESLPLSAAREFYDGALPAGNSVALLNMLRLAQITDDQSLRETADTLAATISREAEEYPAGHTMFLSALDFQMGPSGEIVVAGKSGEKATSDILQMINKVFIPNKTVLLKSPDGDGAGLQKMAPYTEFQEMRNGLPTVYLCRNHSCKEPLVDLKTIAAELVQFPGE
- a CDS encoding TIGR00153 family protein, with product MSIIQELFSGSPFGPLVEHTKKVHECVEVLKPLMEALAHENHEELHRLQDKISKLEYEADLFKQEIRSRLPRRFFLPVDRSEIDNFLRCQDKIADRVQDLAVILTIRKTRIHPDLIDGFFEFVEQIFQVTGLLLTAAVELNSLAEVSFGGAESKEVLKYIEKLGEEEWKADRMARKLSKGIYSLEKELNPIDIIFYEKILLALGSIANEAENAGDMLRMMIVK
- a CDS encoding inorganic phosphate transporter; protein product: MDLLVISVAALLGLYMAWNIGANDVANSMADAVGSKALSVRNAVILAGICEFAGAVLVGSHVTETVRKGIVDPAAIANLPGLLQGEAAALLVIGMTAALLSAAFWLHFSSYVGMPVSTTHSIVGAVAGFGVVAAGIHSVNWGKMTQIVASWFISPIVGGVLAFICFKFITNFILGQERPARAAKVFVPYIVFVVVSVVTLATVYKGLKHVTGDIKWLTDNVTLLIAFALSLICAIASKLVLNKRLAGKNKLPISAQLEEVEKVFTPLVIISSCSVAFAHGANDVANAVGPLAAIVHVIQTGSIEMKVGVPFWILALGGGGIVIGLATFGHKVMDTVGTKITEITPSRGVAADVAATVTVLICTRMKLPVSTTHTLVGAIMGIGLARGLTGIDRAVARKIFTSWIITVPAAAILAMILFVFGRYFLLEQTRQLILAAGG